The Papaver somniferum cultivar HN1 chromosome 3, ASM357369v1, whole genome shotgun sequence genome includes a region encoding these proteins:
- the LOC113358407 gene encoding probable trehalase isoform X3 has protein sequence MSSTAACICTRLRSDLVYHEPTDFEYEPSGFLPKVENLKVRKWALEIHSLWKNLSRKVDDKVIENPDLYTLLPLKYPMVIPGSRFREVYYWDSYWVIRGLLASKMYESAKSIVYNLISLVDEYGFVLNGARAYYSNRSQPPLLSSMVSEIYNRTNDMSFVKKSLPALLKEHKFWNSGVHKVKIQDSKGCIHSLSRYYAMWNKPRPESFTIDKESALKLLNDRDKQHFYRELASTAESGWDFSTRWMRNQSDLTTLATTYILPVDLNTYILKMELDIAFMAKTIGDSLTAEHFLEASEARRTAINSIFWNTEKGQWFDYWLSNNCEEVHQWEAQGENQISFASNFVPIWIELFNSDDSTVKKVVKGFQSSGLLCAAGIATTLSHSSEQWDFPNGWAPLQHVIVEGLARSSLIEARSMAEDIAIRWIRTNYETYKETGTMHEKYDVEACGKFGGGGEYVPQTGFGWSNGVVLAFLEEFGWPQDLEIGC, from the exons ATGTCATCTACTGCTGCATGCATCTGTACTCGTTTAA GGAGCGATCTTGTTTATCATGAGCCTACTGATTTTGAATATGAACCAAGTGGATTTTTGCCAAAAGTTGAGAATTTGAAAGTTAGAAAGTGGGCATTGGAAATTCATTCTTTATGGAAGAATTTGAGTAGGAAAGTTGATGACAAAGTTATTGAGAATCCAGATTTATATACACTTCTACCATTGAAGTATCCAATGGTGATTCCTGGTTCAAGATTCAGAGAAGTTTATTACTGGGATTCTTATTGGGTCATAAG GGGTTTGTTAGCAAGCAAAATGTATGAAAGTGCAAAATCAATCGTGTACAATCTTATTTCCCTTGTAGATGAGTATGGATTTGTCTTAAATGGTGCCAGAGCATATTACAGTAATCGAAG CCAACCTCCACTCTTGAGCTCAATGGTATCTGAGATATACAATAGAACTAATGACATGTCTTTTGTAAAAAAATCCTTACCTGCGCTACTCAAAGAACATAAATTTTGGAATTCAG GTGTACATAAGGTAAAAATACAAGATTCTAAAGGATGCATTCATAGTCTAAGTCGTTATTATGCAATGTGGAATAAACCTAGACCGGAGTCCTTTACAATT GATAAGGAATCTGCTTTGAAGCTTTTGAATGACCGTGATAAGCAACATTTCTATCGAGAACTAGCTTCAACGGCTGAATCTGGATGGGATTTCAGTACGAGATGGATGAG AAATCAATCAGATCTTACAACCTTAGCTACAACTTATATATTACCGGTGGATTTGAATACATATATACTTAAG ATGGAGCTTGACATAGCTTTCATGGCAAAAACCATTGGAGATAGCTTAACTGCAGAACACTTTTTGGAAGCTTCTGAAGCAAGACGAACGGCGATAAACTCAATCTTTTGGAATACTGAAAAGGGACAGTGGTTTGACTACTGGCTTTCGAATAACTGTGAG GAAGTTCACCAGTGGGAAGCTCAAGGCGAGAATCAAATTAGTTTTGCATCAAATTTCGTTCCTATATGGATTGAGTTATTTAACTCTG ATGATTCCACTGTGAAGAAAGTTGTGAAAGGCTTTCAAAGTTCGGGACTACTTTGTGCTGCTGGAATCGCAACCACcctatcacattcaagtgaacaATG GGATTTTCCAAATGGTTGGGCTCCACTGCAACACGTGATTGTTGAAGGTCTAGCAAGGTCTAGTTTGATAGAAGCGAGGTCTATGGCCGAGGACATTGCAATCAGATGGATAAGAACAAACTATGAAACTTACAAGGAAACAGGAACAATGCACGAAAAGTATGACGTTGAAGCTTGTGGGAAGTTTGGAGGAGGGGGTGAATACGTGCCTCAG ACAGGTTTTGGCTGGTCGAACGGAGTTGTTTTAGCATTTCTGGAGGAATTTGGATGGCCACAAGATCTAGAAATAGGTTGTTAA
- the LOC113358407 gene encoding probable trehalase isoform X1, whose amino-acid sequence MRRSLIFVIQIIPNPNFILRIVIYFFLITTMNIVPCSSCNDLGHVKSSIPLISFLEKVQETALDTFGSVNFDPKLYIDMSLKFNLSKTEKEFDSLKRLKSGKVSVKDLSGFIKMYLNEAGSDLVYHEPTDFEYEPSGFLPKVENLKVRKWALEIHSLWKNLSRKVDDKVIENPDLYTLLPLKYPMVIPGSRFREVYYWDSYWVIRGLLASKMYESAKSIVYNLISLVDEYGFVLNGARAYYSNRSQPPLLSSMVSEIYNRTNDMSFVKKSLPALLKEHKFWNSGVHKVKIQDSKGCIHSLSRYYAMWNKPRPESFTIDKESALKLLNDRDKQHFYRELASTAESGWDFSTRWMRNQSDLTTLATTYILPVDLNTYILKMELDIAFMAKTIGDSLTAEHFLEASEARRTAINSIFWNTEKGQWFDYWLSNNCEEVHQWEAQGENQISFASNFVPIWIELFNSDDSTVKKVVKGFQSSGLLCAAGIATTLSHSSEQWDFPNGWAPLQHVIVEGLARSSLIEARSMAEDIAIRWIRTNYETYKETGTMHEKYDVEACGKFGGGGEYVPQTGFGWSNGVVLAFLEEFGWPQDLEIGC is encoded by the exons ATGCGCAGATCCTTAATCTTCGTTATCCAAAtaatcccaaaccctaattttattttaCGTATTGTAATCTATTTTTTCTTGATTACCACCATGAATATAGTGCCTTGTTCTTCGTGTAATGATTTAGGTCATGTGAAATCATCaattccattaatttccttcttaGAAAAAGTACAAGAAACAGCCCTTGATACTTTTGGTAGTGTCAATTTTGATCCTAAACTATACATAGACATGTCATTGAAATTCAATTTATCAAAGACTGAAAAAGAATTTGATAGTCTGAAAAGATTAAAAAGTGGTAAAGTTTCTGTTAAAGATCTTTCAGGGTTTATTAAGATGTATTTGAATGAAGCAGGGAGCGATCTTGTTTATCATGAGCCTACTGATTTTGAATATGAACCAAGTGGATTTTTGCCAAAAGTTGAGAATTTGAAAGTTAGAAAGTGGGCATTGGAAATTCATTCTTTATGGAAGAATTTGAGTAGGAAAGTTGATGACAAAGTTATTGAGAATCCAGATTTATATACACTTCTACCATTGAAGTATCCAATGGTGATTCCTGGTTCAAGATTCAGAGAAGTTTATTACTGGGATTCTTATTGGGTCATAAG GGGTTTGTTAGCAAGCAAAATGTATGAAAGTGCAAAATCAATCGTGTACAATCTTATTTCCCTTGTAGATGAGTATGGATTTGTCTTAAATGGTGCCAGAGCATATTACAGTAATCGAAG CCAACCTCCACTCTTGAGCTCAATGGTATCTGAGATATACAATAGAACTAATGACATGTCTTTTGTAAAAAAATCCTTACCTGCGCTACTCAAAGAACATAAATTTTGGAATTCAG GTGTACATAAGGTAAAAATACAAGATTCTAAAGGATGCATTCATAGTCTAAGTCGTTATTATGCAATGTGGAATAAACCTAGACCGGAGTCCTTTACAATT GATAAGGAATCTGCTTTGAAGCTTTTGAATGACCGTGATAAGCAACATTTCTATCGAGAACTAGCTTCAACGGCTGAATCTGGATGGGATTTCAGTACGAGATGGATGAG AAATCAATCAGATCTTACAACCTTAGCTACAACTTATATATTACCGGTGGATTTGAATACATATATACTTAAG ATGGAGCTTGACATAGCTTTCATGGCAAAAACCATTGGAGATAGCTTAACTGCAGAACACTTTTTGGAAGCTTCTGAAGCAAGACGAACGGCGATAAACTCAATCTTTTGGAATACTGAAAAGGGACAGTGGTTTGACTACTGGCTTTCGAATAACTGTGAG GAAGTTCACCAGTGGGAAGCTCAAGGCGAGAATCAAATTAGTTTTGCATCAAATTTCGTTCCTATATGGATTGAGTTATTTAACTCTG ATGATTCCACTGTGAAGAAAGTTGTGAAAGGCTTTCAAAGTTCGGGACTACTTTGTGCTGCTGGAATCGCAACCACcctatcacattcaagtgaacaATG GGATTTTCCAAATGGTTGGGCTCCACTGCAACACGTGATTGTTGAAGGTCTAGCAAGGTCTAGTTTGATAGAAGCGAGGTCTATGGCCGAGGACATTGCAATCAGATGGATAAGAACAAACTATGAAACTTACAAGGAAACAGGAACAATGCACGAAAAGTATGACGTTGAAGCTTGTGGGAAGTTTGGAGGAGGGGGTGAATACGTGCCTCAG ACAGGTTTTGGCTGGTCGAACGGAGTTGTTTTAGCATTTCTGGAGGAATTTGGATGGCCACAAGATCTAGAAATAGGTTGTTAA
- the LOC113358407 gene encoding probable trehalase isoform X2 — protein sequence MRRSLIFVIQIIPNPNFILRIVIYFFLITTMNIVPCSSCNDLGHVKSSIPLISFLEKVQETALDTFGSVNFDPKLYIDMSLKFNLSKTEKEFDSLKRLKSGKVSVKDLSGFIKMYLNEAGSDLVYHEPTDFEYEPSGFLPKVENLKVRKWALEIHSLWKNLSRKVDDKVIENPDLYTLLPLKYPMVIPGSRFREVYYWDSYWVIRGLLASKMYESAKSIVYNLISLVDEYGFVLNGARAYYSNRSQPPLLSSMVSEIYNRTNDMSFVKKSLPALLKEHKFWNSGVHKVKIQDSKGCIHSLSRYYAMWNKPRPESFTIDKESALKLLNDRDKQHFYRELASTAESGWDFSTRWMRNQSDLTTLATTYILPVDLNTYILKMELDIAFMAKTIGDSLTAEHFLEASEARRTAINSIFWNTEKGQWFDYWLSNNCEEVHQWEAQGENQISFASNFVPIWIELFNSDDSTVKKVVKGFQSSGLLCAAGIATTLSHSSEQWDFPNGWAPLQHVIVEGLARSSLIEARSMAEDIAIRWIRTNYETYKETGTMHEKYDVEACGKFGGGGEYVPQVLAGRTELF from the exons ATGCGCAGATCCTTAATCTTCGTTATCCAAAtaatcccaaaccctaattttattttaCGTATTGTAATCTATTTTTTCTTGATTACCACCATGAATATAGTGCCTTGTTCTTCGTGTAATGATTTAGGTCATGTGAAATCATCaattccattaatttccttcttaGAAAAAGTACAAGAAACAGCCCTTGATACTTTTGGTAGTGTCAATTTTGATCCTAAACTATACATAGACATGTCATTGAAATTCAATTTATCAAAGACTGAAAAAGAATTTGATAGTCTGAAAAGATTAAAAAGTGGTAAAGTTTCTGTTAAAGATCTTTCAGGGTTTATTAAGATGTATTTGAATGAAGCAGGGAGCGATCTTGTTTATCATGAGCCTACTGATTTTGAATATGAACCAAGTGGATTTTTGCCAAAAGTTGAGAATTTGAAAGTTAGAAAGTGGGCATTGGAAATTCATTCTTTATGGAAGAATTTGAGTAGGAAAGTTGATGACAAAGTTATTGAGAATCCAGATTTATATACACTTCTACCATTGAAGTATCCAATGGTGATTCCTGGTTCAAGATTCAGAGAAGTTTATTACTGGGATTCTTATTGGGTCATAAG GGGTTTGTTAGCAAGCAAAATGTATGAAAGTGCAAAATCAATCGTGTACAATCTTATTTCCCTTGTAGATGAGTATGGATTTGTCTTAAATGGTGCCAGAGCATATTACAGTAATCGAAG CCAACCTCCACTCTTGAGCTCAATGGTATCTGAGATATACAATAGAACTAATGACATGTCTTTTGTAAAAAAATCCTTACCTGCGCTACTCAAAGAACATAAATTTTGGAATTCAG GTGTACATAAGGTAAAAATACAAGATTCTAAAGGATGCATTCATAGTCTAAGTCGTTATTATGCAATGTGGAATAAACCTAGACCGGAGTCCTTTACAATT GATAAGGAATCTGCTTTGAAGCTTTTGAATGACCGTGATAAGCAACATTTCTATCGAGAACTAGCTTCAACGGCTGAATCTGGATGGGATTTCAGTACGAGATGGATGAG AAATCAATCAGATCTTACAACCTTAGCTACAACTTATATATTACCGGTGGATTTGAATACATATATACTTAAG ATGGAGCTTGACATAGCTTTCATGGCAAAAACCATTGGAGATAGCTTAACTGCAGAACACTTTTTGGAAGCTTCTGAAGCAAGACGAACGGCGATAAACTCAATCTTTTGGAATACTGAAAAGGGACAGTGGTTTGACTACTGGCTTTCGAATAACTGTGAG GAAGTTCACCAGTGGGAAGCTCAAGGCGAGAATCAAATTAGTTTTGCATCAAATTTCGTTCCTATATGGATTGAGTTATTTAACTCTG ATGATTCCACTGTGAAGAAAGTTGTGAAAGGCTTTCAAAGTTCGGGACTACTTTGTGCTGCTGGAATCGCAACCACcctatcacattcaagtgaacaATG GGATTTTCCAAATGGTTGGGCTCCACTGCAACACGTGATTGTTGAAGGTCTAGCAAGGTCTAGTTTGATAGAAGCGAGGTCTATGGCCGAGGACATTGCAATCAGATGGATAAGAACAAACTATGAAACTTACAAGGAAACAGGAACAATGCACGAAAAGTATGACGTTGAAGCTTGTGGGAAGTTTGGAGGAGGGGGTGAATACGTGCCTCAG GTTTTGGCTGGTCGAACGGAGTTGTTTTAG